In Phaeobacter inhibens DSM 16374, the following proteins share a genomic window:
- the motA gene encoding flagellar motor stator protein MotA: MLGIVGIVVIFVMVFGGYLLAGGKFAIIIKALPFEFMMIGGAGVGAFLISNDMGGVKHTLKDLGKVFKGPKWKPDDYRDLLCLLFSLIRIARANPVEVEQHIEDPENSSVFNRYPKILADKEAVNLISDTMRSASMNYDDPHQVEEVLEKRIEANLHHALHSSHALQSLADGLPALGIVAAVLGIIKTMGSIDQPPEVLGKLIGGALVGTFLGVFLAYGLVGPFAGKVKSVVEEDGHFYSLIREVLVANLHNHAAAICIEVGRQNTPSHIRPGFSELEDALKSVKQDAA; encoded by the coding sequence ATGCTCGGTATTGTAGGCATCGTGGTTATCTTTGTCATGGTGTTCGGGGGATATCTCCTCGCAGGTGGCAAGTTTGCGATCATCATCAAAGCTCTGCCATTCGAATTCATGATGATTGGCGGGGCAGGTGTTGGTGCCTTTCTGATCAGCAATGATATGGGCGGCGTTAAACACACGCTGAAAGACCTCGGTAAGGTGTTTAAGGGCCCTAAATGGAAGCCCGATGACTACCGCGATCTTCTATGTCTGCTCTTCTCTTTGATCAGGATCGCGAGAGCGAACCCGGTTGAGGTCGAACAGCATATCGAAGACCCGGAAAACTCATCGGTTTTCAATCGGTATCCGAAAATCCTCGCAGACAAGGAAGCGGTGAACCTGATCAGCGACACCATGCGCTCGGCATCTATGAATTATGACGATCCGCATCAGGTCGAGGAAGTTCTGGAAAAGCGGATTGAGGCGAACCTGCATCACGCCTTGCACTCCAGCCATGCGTTGCAATCGCTTGCTGACGGTCTTCCGGCGCTGGGCATTGTTGCAGCTGTTCTCGGCATTATCAAAACCATGGGGTCGATCGATCAACCGCCAGAAGTTCTGGGTAAGCTGATCGGTGGTGCTCTTGTCGGTACATTCCTGGGTGTTTTCCTTGCCTATGGCCTGGTTGGCCCCTTCGCAGGCAAGGTGAAGTCAGTTGTCGAAGAGGATGGGCATTTCTATTCGCTCATTCGCGAAGTTCTGGTGGCCAACCTGCACAATCACGCAGCGGCGATCTGTATCGAAGTGGGACGTCAGAACACCCCATCCCACATCCGCCCCGGGTTTTCTGAGCTGGAAGATGCATTGAAATCGGTGAAACAGGACGCAGCATGA
- a CDS encoding MotE family protein, which produces MAKAAKTKAAPAKPKKAKRIKRTRSGALMMLALLLMGSAIVRLGLEAGPAIAREVANLQDESTLKDEPKGTLNGQSMPSSAELQNMLAAFQEREAALSAREAEIEDRMKALEIADDAIEQKLVALEQAEEELKSTLALADGATEADLTRLTSVYEQMKPKESSALFEEMDPAFAAGFLARMRPEAAAGIMAGLSPQAAYTISVVLAGRNGSVPKE; this is translated from the coding sequence ATGGCCAAGGCAGCAAAGACAAAAGCCGCGCCTGCGAAGCCGAAGAAGGCAAAGCGCATCAAGCGGACGCGCAGTGGTGCTCTCATGATGCTGGCCTTGCTGTTGATGGGATCAGCAATTGTGCGCCTCGGTCTGGAGGCCGGTCCAGCCATCGCGCGTGAGGTCGCGAACCTGCAGGACGAATCGACCCTGAAAGACGAGCCGAAAGGCACGCTGAATGGTCAGTCGATGCCTTCTTCTGCCGAATTGCAGAACATGTTGGCCGCCTTTCAGGAACGCGAAGCGGCGCTATCTGCCCGTGAGGCCGAGATCGAAGACCGCATGAAAGCGCTGGAGATCGCAGATGATGCGATTGAGCAGAAGCTTGTCGCACTTGAGCAGGCTGAAGAAGAGTTGAAATCGACGCTCGCCCTTGCCGATGGCGCGACCGAAGCGGATCTGACTCGGCTGACATCGGTTTACGAACAGATGAAACCAAAAGAATCGTCTGCTCTCTTTGAGGAGATGGATCCTGCCTTTGCAGCTGGCTTCCTTGCGCGCATGCGCCCCGAGGCAGCGGCCGGCATCATGGCGGGGCTCAGCCCGCAGGCGGCATATACAATCAGCGTGGTCCTGGCGGGTCGCAATGGGTCTGTTCCAAAGGAGTAA
- a CDS encoding flagellar basal body-associated FliL family protein produces MTDAVVDTEQDAPAKKSKLPLIIGVVLALVGAGGGFFAVQSGLLPFGQSAAPEGVDATEVAPEGVDNGESAEDIANLAFIEMEPIVITLRKASGLKHLRFRSQLEVDLAHRAEVEKILPRVVDVLNSYLRALELEDLTDPMALPKLRAQMLRRINIAAGQGRVRDLLIMDFVLN; encoded by the coding sequence ATGACAGACGCTGTAGTAGACACAGAACAGGACGCCCCGGCCAAGAAGAGCAAGCTGCCCCTTATCATTGGGGTTGTTCTTGCGCTTGTTGGCGCCGGTGGGGGATTCTTCGCTGTCCAGTCAGGCCTTCTTCCCTTTGGTCAGAGCGCAGCCCCAGAAGGGGTGGATGCGACCGAAGTGGCGCCAGAAGGCGTGGACAATGGTGAGTCGGCGGAAGATATCGCCAATCTCGCTTTTATCGAAATGGAACCGATTGTGATCACCTTGCGCAAAGCAAGTGGGTTGAAGCACCTTCGTTTCCGCTCTCAGCTGGAGGTTGATCTCGCCCATCGGGCCGAGGTTGAGAAAATTCTCCCGCGGGTTGTCGATGTTCTCAACAGTTATCTCAGGGCACTGGAGCTGGAGGATCTGACCGATCCGATGGCACTGCCGAAACTGCGCGCACAGATGCTGCGGCGGATCAATATTGCAGCTGGCCAGGGCCGGGTGCGTGATCTGCTGATTATGGACTTCGTATTGAACTAG
- the fliF gene encoding flagellar basal-body MS-ring/collar protein FliF, with amino-acid sequence MQQIKNVWAGLDTRKRLIAVGATVIVILSVLAMSRVANTPTMQLLYAGLESGSAGDVVRALEQRGTEYEVRGGSIYVPATARDELRMTLASEGLPANGGRGYELLDSLSGFGTTSQMFDAAYWRAKEGELARTIVASPHVTQARVHIANTGSNPFQRTAEPTASVSVVPMGSPITPAQANAIRFLISSAVTGLAVENVAVIDANGALIGSPEAAAAVGAGTDDRSQSIRERVMRLVEARVGHGNAVVEVSVETVTDTESIREKRIDPESRVAISTDVEERADSSQNQSGEVTVASNIPDGDAASGDGSKASTSATRERVNYEISETEKEILRGPGAIKRLTVAVLLNGVPITTATGETVMEPRSEEELGALRELISAAVGFSEERGDVITLKSMEMPTVEPQGTVVSASIFDNIYLDAMSLIQMAALALVTLILGLFVIRPILSNQASVPALGAPGGDAMDELPALGGGGFMANPNLGADLALDGEIENNETGQFEPMGGMGMGTGMGMGDMGGMGDMGGLPALGGGGDNPVDRLRSMIGERQEETVQILRGWLEENEERA; translated from the coding sequence GTGCAGCAGATCAAGAATGTCTGGGCAGGTTTGGACACGCGAAAGCGCCTGATTGCCGTGGGGGCCACGGTGATCGTGATTCTCAGCGTCCTGGCGATGTCCCGTGTGGCGAATACGCCCACGATGCAATTACTATATGCCGGGCTGGAAAGCGGCTCGGCTGGGGATGTAGTGCGCGCGCTGGAACAGCGCGGCACCGAATACGAAGTGCGTGGCGGATCAATTTATGTTCCAGCTACGGCACGCGACGAACTACGCATGACGCTGGCAAGCGAAGGCCTGCCTGCGAACGGCGGACGCGGTTACGAACTGCTTGATTCGCTGAGCGGGTTCGGGACCACATCGCAAATGTTTGATGCCGCCTACTGGCGTGCAAAGGAAGGGGAACTGGCCCGTACCATCGTGGCCAGCCCGCATGTGACCCAGGCCCGGGTCCATATCGCAAATACCGGATCAAACCCGTTTCAGCGCACGGCTGAACCGACTGCCTCTGTGTCGGTTGTGCCGATGGGTTCGCCCATCACGCCCGCACAGGCCAATGCGATTCGCTTTCTGATCTCTTCAGCCGTGACTGGCTTGGCGGTGGAAAACGTGGCGGTGATTGATGCCAATGGTGCGCTGATCGGCTCACCCGAGGCCGCTGCCGCTGTCGGCGCCGGAACCGATGATCGCTCGCAATCGATTCGCGAACGGGTCATGCGTTTGGTCGAAGCGCGCGTTGGTCACGGCAATGCTGTGGTCGAGGTCAGCGTCGAAACCGTGACCGACACCGAATCTATTCGCGAGAAACGCATTGATCCCGAAAGCCGCGTCGCCATCAGCACCGACGTGGAAGAACGCGCCGATTCGTCACAAAATCAATCGGGTGAGGTGACCGTTGCCTCCAATATTCCGGATGGTGATGCCGCCTCGGGCGATGGATCCAAAGCCAGTACCAGTGCCACCCGTGAACGGGTGAACTACGAAATATCTGAGACCGAAAAAGAGATCCTTCGTGGCCCTGGCGCAATCAAACGTCTGACTGTCGCGGTTCTGCTGAATGGTGTGCCAATAACCACAGCAACCGGCGAAACGGTGATGGAACCCCGCTCAGAAGAAGAGCTCGGCGCACTCCGTGAACTGATCTCTGCTGCGGTCGGTTTCAGTGAAGAACGTGGAGACGTCATAACGCTGAAATCTATGGAAATGCCTACGGTGGAGCCACAGGGCACCGTGGTCAGCGCCTCCATCTTCGACAACATCTATCTGGATGCGATGTCGTTGATCCAGATGGCTGCCCTGGCGCTTGTCACTCTGATCCTCGGCCTCTTTGTTATTCGTCCCATCCTGTCGAACCAGGCGAGCGTGCCTGCACTTGGCGCACCGGGTGGCGATGCCATGGACGAGCTGCCAGCACTGGGTGGCGGTGGTTTCATGGCCAATCCCAATCTCGGCGCGGATCTCGCACTGGATGGCGAGATTGAGAACAATGAAACCGGTCAGTTTGAACCCATGGGTGGCATGGGTATGGGCACCGGTATGGGCATGGGTGACATGGGCGGAATGGGAGATATGGGTGGACTGCCGGCCCTTGGCGGCGGTGGCGACAATCCCGTTGATCGTCTCCGCTCGATGATTGGCGAACGCCAGGAAGAAACCGTGCAGATCCTGCGCGGCTGGCTGGAAGAAAATGAGGAGAGAGCCTGA
- a CDS encoding FliM/FliN family flagellar motor switch protein, with the protein MDKSAEMNRKSGDAGNPFVSVPVEVVVSVGKARPLIRDLVNLGENAILTLDKRVEDPVDLYVGDRLVARGQLEEMEGEQAGQLAVRLTEIADLQSGLG; encoded by the coding sequence ATGGATAAGTCTGCTGAAATGAACAGAAAATCTGGCGATGCAGGCAACCCGTTTGTGTCAGTACCAGTTGAGGTTGTCGTCTCTGTCGGCAAGGCACGACCGCTGATCCGTGATCTGGTAAACCTTGGCGAAAACGCGATTCTGACCCTCGACAAACGGGTCGAAGATCCCGTGGATCTCTATGTTGGCGACCGCCTTGTCGCCAGAGGGCAGCTGGAGGAGATGGAAGGCGAGCAGGCTGGTCAATTGGCCGTAAGACTGACCGAAATCGCGGATTTGCAAAGCGGCCTGGGATGA
- the fliP gene encoding flagellar type III secretion system pore protein FliP (The bacterial flagellar biogenesis protein FliP forms a type III secretion system (T3SS)-type pore required for flagellar assembly.) — MTRTALLAAVLAAILAVGLPDVVSAQDLSLSLGDGQSISARSIQLILLITVLSLAPGLLIMITCFPFLVTVLSILRQAIGLQQAPPNMLMISLALFLTYFVMEPVFTEAWTTGINPLIEEQLDVETGLERALQPFRVFMAARLDPDTFYAIADLRPTTAGIDPTADAPLSTLVSSFMLSEIARAFQVGFLVFLPFLVIDLVVAAVLMSMGMMMVPPAVVSMPFKLAFFVVADGWSLIASALVRSYFP, encoded by the coding sequence ATGACACGCACTGCCCTTCTTGCCGCCGTTTTGGCGGCCATTCTGGCCGTCGGCCTGCCGGATGTTGTGAGCGCGCAGGATCTCAGCCTTTCCTTGGGCGATGGACAGTCGATCTCTGCCCGCTCGATCCAGCTGATCCTGCTGATCACCGTCCTCAGCCTCGCCCCGGGGCTGTTGATTATGATCACATGCTTCCCGTTTCTTGTCACCGTATTGTCGATTCTCCGGCAGGCCATTGGTTTGCAGCAGGCGCCACCGAACATGTTGATGATCAGCCTTGCGCTGTTCCTCACCTATTTCGTCATGGAACCGGTCTTTACCGAAGCCTGGACCACCGGAATCAATCCGCTGATTGAGGAGCAACTGGATGTAGAAACCGGGCTGGAGCGCGCGTTGCAGCCGTTTCGGGTATTCATGGCCGCGCGTCTTGATCCCGATACCTTCTATGCGATTGCAGATCTGCGACCTACCACTGCAGGCATAGACCCGACCGCTGATGCCCCTTTGTCGACCTTGGTGTCGAGCTTTATGCTGTCGGAAATTGCCCGTGCCTTTCAGGTTGGCTTTTTGGTCTTCCTGCCGTTCTTGGTAATCGATCTGGTGGTCGCGGCCGTGCTGATGTCGATGGGGATGATGATGGTCCCGCCGGCGGTTGTGTCCATGCCTTTCAAACTTGCGTTTTTTGTGGTCGCGGACGGCTGGAGCCTTATCGCAAGCGCCTTGGTCCGCAGCTACTTTCCCTGA
- a CDS encoding flagellar basal body P-ring protein FlgI has translation MMRFIRILLAVMLLPAMAQANAIRLKDLVEFDGVRGNDLVGYGLVVGLNGTGDGLRNSPFTEEIMSNILERLGVNVTGEQFRPKNVAAVFVTATLPPFARVGGTVDVTVSAIGDSKSLLGGTLVMTPLNAADGQIYAVAQGTILAGGAVAEGEGASVTQGVPTAGVIPSGARVEREIDFDLSSLSSMRLALREPDFTTAGRIERAINAEFGRNVALMRDSGTVEIDVQRTNTRSTAHAVGRIENILVEPQRKARVVVDQRSGTIVMGSDVRISRVAVAQGNLTLRIEETPLVVQPNPFADGETVIVPRTGAAIEEEEGIQLAEVPETTSLSEVVAGLNALGVSPRDMIDILKSLKAAGALHAEFVVR, from the coding sequence ATGATGCGGTTCATCCGGATTCTTCTTGCTGTAATGCTGCTGCCTGCGATGGCTCAGGCCAATGCGATCAGACTGAAAGATCTGGTTGAGTTCGACGGCGTACGCGGCAACGATCTCGTCGGCTATGGTCTGGTCGTAGGGTTGAACGGGACAGGCGACGGTCTGCGAAACTCCCCCTTCACCGAAGAGATCATGTCGAACATTCTGGAGCGGCTGGGCGTTAATGTGACCGGCGAACAGTTTCGGCCAAAGAACGTTGCTGCGGTATTCGTCACCGCGACTCTGCCGCCGTTTGCTCGTGTAGGCGGCACTGTTGATGTGACAGTGTCCGCGATCGGCGATTCAAAGAGCCTGCTGGGTGGGACGCTGGTCATGACACCGTTGAATGCCGCAGATGGCCAGATCTATGCGGTCGCCCAAGGTACCATTCTGGCAGGCGGTGCCGTCGCGGAGGGGGAGGGCGCCTCTGTCACACAAGGGGTTCCCACTGCTGGTGTCATCCCTTCTGGTGCGCGGGTCGAGCGTGAGATCGACTTCGATCTGTCCTCGCTCTCGTCCATGCGTCTTGCGTTGCGAGAGCCTGATTTCACCACCGCTGGCCGGATCGAACGCGCGATCAACGCGGAATTTGGGCGTAATGTGGCTCTGATGCGTGATTCCGGGACGGTTGAGATCGATGTGCAGCGCACGAATACCCGCTCCACCGCTCATGCTGTCGGGCGGATCGAGAATATTCTGGTCGAACCTCAGCGCAAGGCGCGTGTGGTTGTCGATCAACGCTCTGGTACCATTGTGATGGGCAGCGATGTGCGTATCTCACGGGTTGCTGTCGCACAGGGAAATCTGACCCTGCGGATTGAGGAAACGCCGCTGGTTGTTCAGCCTAATCCATTTGCCGATGGCGAAACGGTGATTGTGCCGCGCACTGGCGCTGCGATCGAAGAGGAAGAGGGCATTCAGCTGGCAGAGGTCCCGGAAACCACCTCTTTGTCTGAAGTGGTTGCAGGTCTTAATGCGCTGGGCGTGTCACCGCGGGATATGATCGATATCCTCAAGAGCCTGAAGGCGGCCGGTGCGCTGCATGCCGAATTCGTGGTGAGATAG
- a CDS encoding flagellin — MIMNSYGDMAQHLFLRNRSVGLKNDISTLTQELSTGKTSQLTQKLGGDLTYLSDVERNLDRLKSFQVANTEAALFASSMQNNIELISDNVVKLTGDIFAVTTSPNDETSQQLSNQAEVYLTEAIRSLNGEAAGRSLFSGKDTEAQPLADLNTLMSSLVTEVTPFTTAPDIVQAVKDWFADPLGFDTVMYQGASDLMDPVKIGPTEEVTVSLKANDDAFKQTLQSLAIATLVNDPGLSLTSDVKFEMLRSTGVELRESQVQLIQMQSDLGFVEGRIEQTATRNGAAQTSLSLVFNELVQADPYETSTRLDEAQFQLESLFTVTARTSQLSLMRFLS, encoded by the coding sequence ATGATTATGAATTCCTATGGGGATATGGCTCAACACCTGTTCCTTCGCAATCGGTCGGTTGGTCTGAAGAACGATATCTCGACCCTGACGCAGGAGTTGAGCACTGGAAAAACCTCGCAGTTGACGCAGAAACTGGGGGGGGATCTGACATATCTCTCCGATGTGGAGCGTAACTTGGATCGTCTCAAATCCTTTCAGGTTGCAAACACTGAGGCGGCTCTGTTTGCGTCGTCCATGCAGAACAATATCGAGTTGATCTCTGACAATGTGGTCAAACTTACCGGCGATATTTTCGCTGTAACGACGTCCCCGAATGATGAAACATCGCAGCAATTGTCGAACCAGGCAGAAGTGTACCTGACCGAAGCTATCCGCTCCCTGAATGGCGAAGCCGCAGGTCGCAGCCTGTTTTCCGGAAAAGATACCGAAGCCCAACCTCTCGCCGATCTCAACACTTTGATGTCCTCATTGGTGACAGAGGTTACCCCCTTCACCACCGCACCTGATATTGTACAGGCCGTCAAAGACTGGTTCGCTGATCCGCTGGGATTTGATACGGTGATGTATCAGGGTGCGTCGGACCTGATGGATCCGGTGAAAATCGGCCCGACCGAAGAGGTCACTGTCTCTTTGAAGGCCAATGACGACGCGTTTAAGCAGACGCTGCAGAGCCTTGCCATTGCAACTTTGGTCAATGACCCAGGACTTAGCCTCACCTCAGATGTGAAGTTCGAGATGTTGCGCAGCACCGGAGTTGAGCTGCGCGAAAGCCAGGTCCAGTTGATCCAGATGCAGTCGGATCTTGGTTTTGTGGAGGGTCGCATTGAGCAGACCGCGACACGCAATGGCGCCGCCCAGACCAGCCTCAGCCTGGTATTCAACGAGCTTGTTCAGGCTGATCCCTATGAAACATCCACTCGTCTGGATGAGGCGCAGTTCCAACTGGAAAGCCTGTTCACCGTCACCGCACGGACATCGCAGCTGTCGCTGATGAGGTTCCTGTCATGA
- the flgK gene encoding flagellar hook-associated protein FlgK produces MSITSALNSAMTGLTAAGRSTSVVSENLSNVLTPGYSRRSLALTSAGDGFSGVKVGHVQRINDPALQSSVRSANSEVGVAEVKSAFFGRMTELVGSADDPYSITQRLTDFDSGLIEVISRPDSGPRLNDLAIQAEELVRSIADAAEGLRNQRTAADRAIDVQVDTVNQSLEKLQKLNAKIAISQSTGSDSASLLDQRDLLIDEVNKIIPVKVVNRDRGQVALFSEGGAVLLDGQAAELSFDGKADTLPYMTLGNGLLSGLQINGIDVATGPGGPVRGGTLAAQFEVRDVLTVEAQEDLDAMAKDLIERFQDPALDPTLTATDPGIFTDQGAFFDPANTVGIANRIELNDKIAMQGQAETWRLRDGLNAASPGNAGDATLLRGYADALDAKRTVSSVGLGTANLDASTLSANLLSRFAQSENSAEQNVAFAAATYTEMYQRELAQGVDSDAELQNLIVIEKVYQANARMISVVDELMETLLRI; encoded by the coding sequence ATGTCCATTACAAGTGCTCTCAATTCCGCAATGACCGGGCTGACGGCGGCTGGTCGCTCGACGTCGGTCGTCTCCGAAAACCTGTCGAATGTCCTGACCCCGGGGTATTCTCGCCGGAGCCTCGCGCTTACCAGTGCCGGGGATGGGTTCAGCGGGGTCAAGGTCGGTCACGTGCAGCGGATCAACGATCCGGCCCTGCAATCCAGCGTGCGATCTGCCAATTCGGAGGTCGGCGTTGCCGAGGTGAAATCCGCTTTTTTTGGTCGCATGACCGAATTGGTTGGCAGCGCAGACGACCCCTATTCAATCACGCAGCGGCTAACGGATTTCGACTCCGGTCTGATTGAGGTGATTTCGCGACCCGATTCCGGACCGCGGCTGAATGATCTCGCGATTCAGGCAGAAGAGTTGGTGCGGTCGATTGCAGATGCCGCAGAGGGGCTACGCAATCAACGCACGGCTGCCGACAGGGCAATTGATGTGCAGGTGGACACGGTCAATCAGTCGTTGGAAAAACTTCAAAAACTGAATGCAAAAATTGCGATCAGTCAATCAACAGGGTCCGATTCGGCGTCTCTGCTAGATCAACGAGATCTGCTGATTGATGAGGTGAACAAGATCATTCCGGTCAAGGTAGTCAATCGTGACAGAGGCCAGGTTGCTCTGTTCTCCGAAGGGGGCGCTGTGCTTCTGGATGGCCAGGCAGCAGAGCTGAGCTTTGACGGTAAAGCCGATACATTGCCTTACATGACGTTGGGCAACGGTTTGCTGTCCGGGTTGCAGATCAATGGTATCGATGTCGCGACAGGGCCCGGCGGGCCTGTCCGTGGCGGCACGCTTGCCGCACAGTTCGAGGTCCGCGATGTACTCACCGTCGAGGCGCAGGAAGATCTGGACGCTATGGCAAAGGATCTTATCGAACGCTTTCAAGACCCTGCTCTGGATCCGACCTTAACGGCAACGGATCCTGGCATCTTCACCGATCAGGGGGCATTTTTTGATCCGGCCAATACTGTCGGTATCGCCAACCGTATCGAGCTGAATGACAAAATTGCCATGCAGGGACAGGCAGAAACCTGGCGGCTGCGCGATGGTCTGAATGCAGCCTCGCCCGGCAACGCCGGGGATGCGACGCTGCTGCGTGGATATGCGGATGCACTGGACGCCAAGCGCACGGTGTCATCCGTTGGTCTGGGGACGGCAAATCTGGATGCCAGCACGCTGAGCGCGAACCTGTTATCTCGGTTTGCACAGAGTGAAAACTCTGCAGAACAGAACGTCGCCTTTGCAGCGGCAACCTATACCGAAATGTACCAGCGCGAGTTGGCGCAGGGTGTCGATAGCGATGCTGAACTGCAGAACCTTATCGTGATTGAAAAAGTCTATCAGGCCAACGCCAGGATGATCTCCGTGGTCGATGAGCTGATGGAAACGCTTCTAAGGATTTAA
- a CDS encoding flagellar hook protein FlgE, protein MQQKGVSMTISSSLNAGVAGLTANASRLASISDNIANSSTAGYKRVQTDFHSMVMSSSGGTYSAGGVRTTNVRLIDERGPLVSTSNATDLAVRGRGMLPVTSMNEVETGAANPQMMLTTTASFRTNADGLLATESGLVLMGWPAQSDGTIPPYARDTSDALEPVRFNVNKLSGEPTTEMSLGVNLPATATESTAAGTSENLSIEYYDNLGKSESLQIEFVPTVPATGESNEWTMIITDTATGSTPIGEYTLTFDDNRTSGGALNAVAATTGGAYDAATGSIIVPVAGGPMEINIGMIGDDNGLTQLSDTFAPASISKDGAPVGNFTGVEIDEAGYVHANYDTGVSRVVYQVPLVDLPNPNGMIAMDRQTYMPSSESGSYFLWNAGEGPTGDILGYAREESATDVAGELTNMIQTQRAYSSNAKVIQTVDEMLQETTNIKR, encoded by the coding sequence ATGCAGCAGAAAGGCGTATCCATGACGATTTCTTCCTCGCTTAATGCCGGCGTTGCCGGGCTTACCGCGAATGCCAGCCGACTGGCCTCCATTTCCGACAATATCGCAAACTCCTCGACCGCCGGCTACAAGCGGGTTCAGACGGATTTCCACTCGATGGTCATGAGCTCATCTGGCGGCACCTATTCGGCCGGCGGTGTGCGGACGACCAATGTGCGTTTGATTGATGAGCGAGGGCCGCTGGTGTCGACCAGCAATGCAACCGATCTGGCGGTGCGGGGCCGTGGTATGCTGCCTGTCACCTCGATGAACGAGGTTGAGACGGGGGCCGCCAACCCGCAGATGATGCTGACAACCACGGCATCTTTCAGAACCAATGCTGATGGTTTGCTCGCCACTGAATCCGGTCTGGTCCTGATGGGCTGGCCTGCGCAATCTGATGGCACAATTCCACCCTATGCGCGTGATACATCTGACGCTCTGGAGCCGGTGCGGTTCAATGTGAACAAACTGTCGGGGGAGCCGACAACCGAGATGTCGCTGGGTGTGAACCTGCCCGCGACAGCGACGGAATCCACCGCGGCAGGCACCAGTGAGAACCTTTCGATCGAGTATTACGACAATCTGGGTAAATCCGAGAGCCTGCAGATCGAATTCGTGCCCACCGTTCCGGCAACGGGCGAGTCGAACGAATGGACCATGATTATTACCGACACCGCGACCGGTTCGACCCCGATCGGGGAATACACATTGACCTTCGACGATAACCGGACGTCCGGGGGGGCGCTGAACGCTGTGGCCGCCACCACAGGTGGCGCATATGACGCTGCAACAGGATCCATCATCGTCCCTGTCGCGGGTGGCCCCATGGAAATCAACATCGGAATGATCGGTGATGACAATGGATTGACCCAATTGTCGGATACCTTTGCCCCTGCCTCGATTTCCAAGGACGGGGCTCCGGTAGGCAACTTCACTGGCGTGGAGATTGATGAGGCCGGCTATGTGCATGCCAACTATGACACCGGTGTCAGCCGCGTGGTCTATCAGGTACCGCTGGTCGATCTGCCGAACCCGAATGGCATGATCGCCATGGACCGGCAGACCTACATGCCGTCGAGCGAGAGCGGCTCCTACTTCCTTTGGAATGCTGGTGAAGGTCCGACAGGCGATATCCTCGGGTATGCCCGCGAGGAATCCGCAACAGATGTGGCGGGCGAGTTGACCAATATGATTCAGACCCAGCGAGCCTATTCGTCTAACGCAAAAGTCATTCAGACCGTGGATGAGATGTTGCAGGAAACCACCAACATCAAGCGCTGA
- a CDS encoding flagellar motor protein MotB: MSAQGNVAPIIIKKKKSGGGDGHHGGAWKVAYADFVTAMMAFFMLMWLLNATTEKQRKGLADYFSPSIPLSRVSGGGNGAFNGDSMFTEEIKPQNGTGASDISPADAQQAKGDSGVEQDKDREAADEQFRALEEQLKGRGGESMVSIEMAQHIITRVTDEGLVVELFDTEESPLFKEGTAEPTLLFRDIVKMVSRVTGVVENNIAIGGHIRSHAVVVANNPVWELSHARADATRVMLESGGTRSKRMHRVTGHADRKLTDSNPMSARNNRVEIILLRK, from the coding sequence ATGAGCGCACAAGGAAATGTGGCGCCCATTATCATCAAGAAGAAAAAGTCAGGTGGTGGCGATGGCCACCACGGTGGAGCCTGGAAGGTCGCCTATGCGGACTTCGTGACGGCTATGATGGCGTTCTTCATGTTGATGTGGCTGCTCAATGCAACGACTGAGAAACAGAGAAAAGGGCTGGCGGATTACTTCTCGCCATCCATTCCGCTGAGCCGGGTTTCGGGCGGCGGCAACGGGGCCTTCAACGGGGACAGTATGTTCACCGAGGAGATCAAGCCCCAGAACGGGACCGGAGCGTCCGACATCAGCCCGGCCGATGCACAGCAGGCCAAGGGAGATTCCGGTGTCGAACAGGACAAGGACCGTGAGGCCGCAGACGAACAGTTCCGTGCCTTGGAAGAACAGCTGAAGGGGCGTGGTGGCGAAAGCATGGTCTCAATCGAGATGGCTCAGCATATCATCACACGCGTCACGGATGAGGGTTTGGTTGTCGAGCTTTTCGATACCGAGGAGTCACCGCTGTTCAAAGAAGGAACCGCGGAACCGACGTTGCTGTTCCGGGATATTGTGAAGATGGTGTCACGTGTCACAGGGGTTGTTGAAAACAACATCGCCATTGGCGGGCATATCAGATCTCATGCGGTCGTTGTGGCTAATAATCCGGTCTGGGAACTCTCCCATGCGCGGGCGGATGCCACCCGTGTGATGCTCGAATCAGGTGGCACTAGGTCCAAGCGGATGCACCGTGTGACCGGTCATGCAGATCGCAAACTGACGGATAGCAACCCGATGTCAGCGCGAAACAACCGGGTCGAAATCATCCTTCTGCGGAAATAA